The following coding sequences lie in one Azospirillum humicireducens genomic window:
- a CDS encoding PA0069 family radical SAM protein, with protein sequence MDEIKRPPIKGRGAVSNATGRFERETRVLTDDGWTGYASGGNETLTDPLRTTVAPASAKSIIARNQSPDVPFDQSVNPYQGCEHACIYCFARPTHAYLNLSPGLDFETKLFAKRNAAELLAKELRAKSYVCQPLALGANTDAYQPIERTEGITRRVLEVCRDFNQPVSIITKSALVLRDLDILAPMAADGLASVAISVTTLDRDLARVMEPRASTPSRRLEAIRTLAEADVPVAVLASPMIPALNDHELESILEAAAGAGATAASYILLRLPLEIATLFEEWLRTHVPDRADRVLSLMRQSRDGALYRSGFGTRMKGTGPYAELLRHRFKLACRKHGLGDRSWQLDCSRFRAPPAAGDQLSLL encoded by the coding sequence ATGGATGAGATCAAGCGACCGCCGATCAAGGGCCGGGGTGCGGTGAGCAACGCCACCGGCCGCTTCGAACGCGAGACCCGCGTCCTGACCGACGACGGCTGGACCGGCTATGCGTCCGGCGGGAACGAGACGCTGACCGATCCGCTGCGCACCACCGTCGCCCCCGCTTCGGCCAAGTCGATCATCGCCCGCAACCAGTCGCCCGACGTCCCCTTCGACCAGTCGGTGAATCCGTACCAGGGCTGCGAGCATGCCTGCATCTACTGCTTCGCCCGGCCGACCCATGCCTATCTGAACCTGTCGCCGGGGCTGGATTTCGAGACGAAGCTGTTCGCCAAGCGCAACGCGGCGGAACTGCTGGCGAAGGAGCTGCGGGCGAAATCCTATGTCTGCCAGCCGCTGGCGCTGGGTGCCAACACCGATGCCTACCAGCCCATCGAGCGGACGGAGGGCATCACCCGGCGCGTGCTGGAGGTCTGCCGCGACTTCAACCAGCCGGTCAGCATCATCACCAAATCGGCGCTGGTCCTGCGCGACCTCGACATCCTGGCGCCGATGGCCGCGGATGGGCTGGCCTCGGTGGCGATTTCCGTGACCACGCTGGACCGCGACCTCGCCCGCGTGATGGAGCCGCGGGCCAGCACCCCGTCGCGCCGGCTGGAGGCCATCCGCACCCTGGCGGAGGCCGACGTGCCGGTCGCGGTGCTCGCCAGCCCGATGATTCCGGCGCTGAACGACCACGAACTGGAGTCGATCCTGGAGGCGGCGGCCGGTGCCGGAGCCACCGCCGCCAGCTATATCCTGCTGCGCCTGCCGCTGGAGATCGCCACCCTGTTCGAGGAATGGCTGCGCACCCATGTCCCCGACCGCGCCGACCGCGTGCTGAGCCTGATGCGGCAGAGCCGCGACGGCGCGCTCTACCGCTCCGGTTTCGGCACGCGGATGAAGGGCACCGGTCCTTACGCCGAACTGCTGCGCCACCGCTTCAAGCTGGCCTGCAGAAAGCATGGGCTGGGCGACCGGAGCTGGCAGCTCGATTGCAGCCGCTTCCGGGCGCCGCCGGCCGCCGGGGACCAGCTGTCGCTGTTGTGA
- the ahcY gene encoding adenosylhomocysteinase, giving the protein MAAEFTDYKVKDISLANWGRKEITIAETEMPGLMALRSEFGDSKPLAGARIVGCLHMTIQTAVLIETLTALGATVRWSSCNIFSTQDQAAAAIAAAGIPVFAWKGETEEEFWWCIEQTLRGPDGWTPNMILDDGGDVTQIMHDKYPEMLDGVRGLSEETTTGVHRLYEMMKKGTLKVPAINVNDSVTKSKFDNLYGCRESLVDGIKRATDVMVAGKVAVVAGYGDVGKGSAASLRSQGARVLVTEIDPINALQAAMEGYQVVTMEDAAPQGDIFVTATGNVDVITIDHMRAMKDRAIVCNIGHFDSEIQIDALRNLVWEEVKPQVDEVVFPDGKRLIVLAQGRLVNLGCATGHPSFVMSASFTNQVLAQIELWTNAANYENKVYVLPKHLDEKVARLHLDKIGAKLTTLTEKQAAYISVPTAGPYKPDHYRY; this is encoded by the coding sequence ATGGCCGCCGAATTCACGGACTACAAGGTCAAGGACATCAGCCTCGCGAACTGGGGCCGCAAGGAGATCACCATCGCCGAGACCGAGATGCCGGGCCTGATGGCCCTGCGGTCCGAATTCGGTGATAGCAAGCCGCTGGCCGGCGCCCGCATCGTCGGCTGCCTGCACATGACCATCCAGACCGCCGTGCTGATCGAGACGCTGACCGCGCTCGGCGCCACCGTGCGCTGGTCCTCCTGCAACATCTTCTCGACCCAGGACCAGGCCGCCGCCGCCATCGCCGCAGCCGGCATCCCGGTCTTCGCCTGGAAGGGCGAGACGGAGGAGGAGTTCTGGTGGTGCATCGAGCAGACCCTGCGCGGCCCGGACGGCTGGACCCCGAACATGATCCTGGACGATGGCGGCGACGTCACCCAGATCATGCACGACAAGTATCCGGAGATGCTGGACGGCGTCCGCGGCCTGTCGGAAGAGACCACCACCGGCGTCCATCGTCTCTATGAGATGATGAAGAAGGGCACGCTGAAGGTTCCGGCCATCAACGTGAACGACAGCGTCACCAAGTCGAAGTTCGACAACCTCTATGGCTGCCGTGAGTCGCTGGTTGACGGCATCAAGCGCGCCACCGACGTGATGGTCGCCGGCAAGGTCGCCGTCGTCGCCGGCTATGGCGACGTGGGCAAGGGCTCGGCGGCCTCGCTGCGCTCGCAGGGTGCGCGCGTCCTGGTGACGGAGATCGACCCGATCAACGCGCTCCAGGCCGCGATGGAAGGCTATCAGGTCGTGACGATGGAGGATGCCGCTCCGCAGGGCGACATCTTCGTCACCGCCACCGGCAACGTCGACGTCATCACGATCGACCACATGCGCGCCATGAAGGACCGCGCCATCGTCTGCAACATCGGCCACTTCGACAGCGAGATCCAGATCGACGCCCTGCGCAATCTGGTCTGGGAAGAGGTCAAGCCGCAGGTCGACGAGGTGGTGTTCCCCGACGGCAAGCGCCTGATCGTGCTGGCCCAGGGCCGTCTGGTCAATCTGGGCTGCGCCACCGGCCACCCCAGCTTCGTGATGAGCGCCAGCTTCACCAACCAGGTGCTGGCCCAGATCGAGCTGTGGACCAACGCCGCCAACTACGAGAACAAGGTCTACGTCCTGCCCAAGCATCTGGACGAGAAGGTCGCCCGCCTGCATCTGGACAAGATCGGCGCCAAGCTGACCACCCTGACCGAGAAGCAGGCCGCCTACATCAGCGTGCCGACCGCCGGCCCGTACAAGCCGGACCACTACCGCTACTAA
- a CDS encoding TIGR03862 family flavoprotein, with protein sequence MAAEIAAGAGLRVAVFDHTPTPARKLLLAGRGGLNLTHSEPLDRFLPRYGAAEPLFRRLLAGFSPDDLRGWAAGLGIQTFVGSSGRVFPVQMKASTLVRAWLRRLDGLGVTLHSRHRWTGWDGTGALAFHHGGESVTVSPRATLLALGGASWPRTGSDGGWVPLLEGLGVEVAPLVPSNMGFEVPWSDHLSDRFAGQPVKSVGLSAAGRRLKGEFVITGTGIEGGAVYALSAPLRDAIAAEGWATLTLDLLPDMAEAELVKRLRRRGAESLSTLLKKSLSLTGPRAALLREFAPAADLTDPVALARQIKGLAVVLTGVRPIERAISSAGGVRLPELDDRLMLTRRPGLFLAGEMLDWEAPTGGYLLQGCFAMGVAAGKGMVEWLGRE encoded by the coding sequence ATGGCGGCGGAGATCGCAGCCGGTGCCGGCCTGCGGGTCGCCGTGTTCGACCACACGCCCACCCCGGCGCGCAAGCTGCTGCTGGCCGGGCGGGGCGGGCTGAACCTGACCCATTCGGAACCGCTCGACCGCTTCCTGCCCCGCTATGGCGCGGCGGAGCCGCTGTTCCGCCGACTTCTGGCCGGCTTCTCGCCCGACGACCTGCGCGGCTGGGCCGCCGGGCTGGGCATCCAGACCTTCGTCGGCAGCAGCGGCCGGGTCTTCCCGGTGCAGATGAAGGCATCCACCCTGGTCCGCGCCTGGCTGCGGCGGCTGGACGGGCTGGGCGTCACCCTGCACAGCCGCCACCGCTGGACCGGCTGGGACGGGACCGGTGCGCTGGCGTTCCACCATGGCGGGGAGTCCGTCACCGTCTCCCCGCGCGCCACCCTGCTGGCTCTGGGCGGGGCGAGCTGGCCGCGCACGGGATCGGATGGCGGCTGGGTTCCGCTGCTGGAGGGGCTGGGGGTGGAGGTGGCACCGCTGGTGCCGTCCAACATGGGCTTCGAGGTGCCCTGGTCCGATCACCTGAGCGACCGCTTCGCCGGCCAGCCGGTGAAGAGCGTCGGCTTGTCCGCTGCCGGCCGCCGCCTGAAGGGCGAGTTCGTCATCACCGGGACCGGAATCGAGGGCGGCGCGGTCTATGCGCTGAGCGCCCCGCTGCGCGACGCCATCGCGGCGGAGGGCTGGGCGACCCTGACGCTGGACCTGCTGCCGGACATGGCGGAGGCCGAGCTGGTCAAGCGCCTGCGCCGCCGCGGTGCGGAGTCGCTCTCCACATTGCTGAAGAAATCGCTGTCGCTGACCGGACCGCGCGCCGCCCTGCTGCGCGAGTTCGCTCCCGCCGCGGACCTGACCGACCCGGTGGCGCTGGCCCGGCAGATCAAGGGGCTGGCGGTGGTGCTGACCGGCGTGCGCCCGATCGAACGGGCGATCTCCTCGGCCGGCGGTGTCCGCCTGCCGGAGTTGGACGACCGGCTGATGCTGACCCGCCGCCCCGGCCTGTTCCTGGCCGGCGAGATGCTGGACTGGGAGGCGCCGACCGGCGGCTATCTGTTGCAGGGCTGCTTCGCCATGGGCGTGGCGGCCGGCAAGGGGATGGTGGAGTGGCTGGGGCGGGAGTGA
- a CDS encoding SH3 domain-containing protein — MFPKGLRRASALVLLLAAPTGVLAQMPAETSTERFTPPLAPIVALPRLTPARPVSPPPNPDVVWEHPPVAPAPLSPVGPQTGPAATPVRTAAPAARTPTPKPADPQDTDPKSSDAGQAPVVLPPLPPVKPQPGPTAQPAPREPEKPAAARRTMVATAGIYLRATPDAKGRVLDTVEKGDRVEAFGAPVNGWQRVGRAGKPPGYVTSAYLTEAGADRGEPALPAKPGRYAKAAPEDRGCALPGGLPRIQSERAQTARLPQGSVARLRTAGNLRVAPVCDAKVLDVLDAGERVTVMEAVGGWYRVGRKGKALGYVGAALLAPAKR, encoded by the coding sequence ATGTTTCCGAAAGGACTCCGGCGGGCATCGGCGCTGGTCCTGCTGCTCGCCGCACCAACCGGTGTGCTGGCCCAGATGCCGGCCGAGACGTCGACCGAGCGCTTCACCCCGCCCCTGGCCCCGATCGTCGCCCTGCCCCGCCTGACCCCGGCACGGCCGGTTTCGCCGCCGCCGAACCCGGATGTGGTCTGGGAACATCCGCCGGTGGCGCCTGCCCCGCTGTCGCCTGTCGGCCCGCAGACCGGCCCGGCCGCCACCCCGGTCCGGACGGCCGCCCCCGCGGCGAGAACGCCGACACCGAAGCCTGCCGATCCCCAGGACACCGATCCAAAGAGTAGCGATGCGGGGCAAGCTCCCGTTGTGCTTCCACCCTTGCCGCCGGTGAAGCCGCAGCCCGGGCCAACCGCACAACCGGCGCCGAGAGAGCCGGAAAAGCCCGCTGCCGCCCGGCGGACGATGGTCGCCACCGCCGGCATCTATCTGCGCGCCACGCCGGACGCCAAGGGCCGGGTCCTCGATACCGTGGAGAAGGGCGACCGTGTGGAGGCCTTCGGCGCGCCGGTGAATGGCTGGCAGCGGGTGGGACGTGCCGGCAAGCCGCCGGGCTATGTCACCAGCGCCTACCTGACGGAGGCCGGGGCCGACCGCGGCGAGCCTGCCCTCCCGGCCAAGCCCGGCCGTTATGCCAAGGCTGCCCCGGAGGACCGCGGCTGCGCTCTGCCCGGCGGCCTGCCCAGGATCCAATCGGAACGGGCGCAGACCGCCCGCCTGCCGCAGGGAAGCGTCGCCCGGCTGCGCACCGCCGGCAATCTGCGCGTCGCCCCGGTCTGCGACGCCAAGGTGCTGGACGTGCTGGATGCGGGTGAGCGGGTGACGGTGATGGAGGCCGTCGGCGGCTGGTACAGGGTCGGGCGCAAGGGCAAGGCGCTGGGCTATGTCGGCGCGGCGCTGCTCGCCCCCGCCAAGCGCTGA
- a CDS encoding ribbon-helix-helix domain-containing protein, with protein MEPYIWDSLKEICERERLSLNEICSRIDERRGEANLTASIRVFIVSYFRTAIGNRGFSEDGPSPLLRKAMDDAVPMD; from the coding sequence ATGGAGCCGTACATCTGGGACTCGCTGAAGGAAATCTGCGAGCGTGAGCGGCTGAGCTTGAACGAGATTTGCAGCCGGATCGACGAACGGCGCGGGGAGGCGAACCTGACCGCCTCCATCCGCGTGTTCATCGTCAGCTATTTCCGCACCGCCATCGGCAACCGCGGCTTCTCGGAAGACGGTCCGTCGCCCCTTCTGCGCAAGGCGATGGACGACGCCGTTCCGATGGACTGA
- a CDS encoding TIGR01459 family HAD-type hydrolase encodes MADIRQISGIAEVIDRYDGFILDLWGVLHDGERPYPGVPDCLDRMRAAGKTVCLLSNAPRRTTGVIEKLDGMGLGRDRYNHVMTSGEATYEALRDRDDPWHAALGRRLYHIGPDRDTDVYDGLGYQVAATPDEADFVVNTGIVTFGETVADYQPQLDACLAAGLPMICANPDLVVMVGPMLVICAGTLAARYEEMGGDVRQHGKPYAPVYERCFRLLGIADKSRILGVGDSLRTDVAGANAAGIDVSLVTAGIHQEELGGAAWGEAVDPVNLRALADASGHMPTYAMPSLRW; translated from the coding sequence ATGGCCGACATCCGACAGATTTCCGGCATCGCCGAGGTTATCGACCGTTACGACGGGTTCATCCTGGACCTGTGGGGCGTTCTGCATGACGGCGAGAGGCCCTATCCCGGCGTGCCCGACTGCCTGGACCGCATGCGTGCCGCCGGCAAAACCGTGTGCCTTCTGTCCAACGCCCCGCGCCGCACCACCGGCGTGATCGAGAAGCTGGACGGAATGGGGCTGGGGCGCGACCGCTACAACCATGTCATGACCTCGGGCGAGGCGACCTACGAGGCGCTGCGCGACCGCGACGATCCCTGGCATGCGGCGCTGGGCCGGCGGCTCTACCATATCGGACCGGACCGCGACACCGATGTCTATGACGGGCTCGGCTATCAGGTTGCGGCAACCCCGGACGAAGCCGACTTCGTCGTGAACACCGGCATCGTGACCTTCGGCGAGACGGTGGCGGACTATCAGCCGCAACTGGACGCCTGCCTTGCCGCCGGCCTGCCGATGATCTGCGCCAACCCGGATCTCGTGGTGATGGTCGGGCCGATGCTGGTGATCTGCGCCGGCACGCTGGCCGCCCGCTACGAGGAGATGGGCGGCGACGTGCGCCAGCACGGCAAGCCCTATGCCCCTGTCTATGAGCGCTGCTTCAGGCTGCTGGGCATCGCGGACAAGAGCCGCATCCTGGGCGTGGGCGACAGCCTGCGCACCGATGTCGCCGGCGCCAACGCCGCCGGAATCGACGTGTCGCTGGTCACCGCCGGCATCCACCAGGAGGAGTTGGGCGGAGCGGCCTGGGGCGAGGCGGTCGACCCGGTCAACCTGCGGGCATTGGCCGATGCCTCCGGCCACATGCCGACCTATGCGATGCCCAGCCTGCGCTGGTGA
- a CDS encoding glycosyltransferase family 4 protein, with protein MDFDPHLTTDQSPRNADAHQDTRLPRWPDGRAPTVLQVVPTLVTGGAERGCIDMALALQAAGGTPLVASEGGPMVRELDRARITHLTLPLASKNPLTIRRNARRLAAIIREHKVDIVHARSRAPAWSAWLACRETGARYMTTFHAPYNFGSGPVGGRLKRWYNSVMARGERVVAISGFIRDHVLGNYPVDPARVRVIHRGIDRSVFAPDRVSPTRLVTLAKQWNLPDDRPVILLPGRLTRWKGQIVLIDALAKLGRKDVLALLVGSDQGRTGYREELENRIAANGLRGVVRMTDHCSDMAAAYLLSTVVVSASREPEAFGRVIVEAQAMGKPVIVSAIGAYQETVVPGETAWVVPPDDPDALARALDEALSLTPEQRDAIGARAIDFVADRYTKDRMCAETLAVYAELLQLG; from the coding sequence ATGGATTTCGACCCCCACCTTACCACCGACCAGTCCCCGCGCAACGCGGACGCCCATCAGGACACCCGACTCCCCCGCTGGCCGGACGGCCGGGCGCCGACGGTGCTGCAGGTGGTGCCGACGCTGGTCACCGGCGGGGCGGAGCGCGGCTGCATCGACATGGCGCTGGCCCTGCAGGCGGCCGGCGGCACACCGCTGGTGGCGTCGGAAGGCGGGCCGATGGTGCGCGAACTGGACCGCGCCCGCATCACCCACCTGACCCTGCCGCTGGCCTCCAAGAACCCGCTGACCATCCGCCGCAACGCCCGCCGGCTGGCCGCCATCATCCGCGAGCACAAGGTGGACATCGTCCATGCCCGCTCCCGCGCCCCGGCCTGGAGCGCGTGGCTGGCCTGCCGCGAGACCGGTGCGCGCTACATGACCACCTTCCACGCCCCCTACAATTTCGGCAGCGGACCGGTCGGCGGCCGGCTGAAGCGCTGGTACAACTCGGTGATGGCACGGGGCGAGCGGGTGGTCGCCATCTCCGGCTTCATCCGCGACCATGTGCTGGGCAACTACCCGGTCGATCCGGCGCGGGTGCGCGTCATCCATCGCGGCATCGACCGCAGCGTCTTCGCCCCCGACCGGGTGAGCCCGACGCGGCTGGTGACGCTCGCCAAGCAATGGAACCTGCCGGACGACCGGCCGGTGATCCTGCTGCCCGGCCGGCTGACCCGCTGGAAGGGCCAGATCGTGCTGATCGACGCGCTGGCGAAGCTGGGACGCAAGGACGTGCTGGCCCTGCTGGTCGGCTCGGACCAGGGCCGCACCGGCTACCGGGAGGAACTGGAGAACCGCATCGCCGCCAACGGCCTGCGCGGCGTGGTGCGGATGACCGACCATTGCAGCGACATGGCCGCGGCCTACCTGTTGTCGACGGTGGTCGTCTCCGCCTCGCGGGAACCGGAAGCCTTCGGGCGGGTGATCGTGGAAGCGCAGGCGATGGGCAAGCCGGTGATCGTCTCGGCCATCGGTGCCTATCAGGAGACCGTCGTCCCCGGCGAAACAGCCTGGGTGGTCCCGCCGGACGATCCGGACGCGCTGGCCCGTGCCCTGGACGAGGCGCTGTCGCTGACCCCGGAACAGCGCGACGCCATCGGCGCCCGCGCCATTGACTTCGTGGCGGACCGCTACACCAAGGACCGCATGTGCGCAGAGACATTGGCGGTCTATGCGGAGTTGCTGCAACTTGGTTAA
- a CDS encoding alpha/beta hydrolase, which produces MTETAAQPGGAHHSLTRGAATIAYHHTPAGPSGQGKPGVMFLGGFMSDMTGGKATTLEAWAVERGLSFTRFDYQGHGASSGRFADGTIGLWADDALAVLDRVTTGPQILVGSSMGGWMMLLAATRRPERVAGLVGIAPAPDFTEDLMWDIFDAGVRRQIMEEGVWNRPSEYGPEPQPITRALIEDGRNHLLLRGPIAFTGPVRLLHGQRDPDVPWQFSLRIAEALTGDDVRVTLVKDGDHRLSRPQDLDLLCRTVGALVDEIGVD; this is translated from the coding sequence ATGACCGAAACCGCAGCCCAACCGGGCGGCGCGCACCATAGCCTAACGCGCGGTGCGGCGACCATAGCCTATCACCACACCCCTGCCGGCCCGTCCGGGCAGGGCAAGCCCGGAGTGATGTTCCTGGGCGGCTTCATGTCCGACATGACCGGCGGCAAGGCGACCACGCTGGAGGCTTGGGCGGTGGAGCGCGGCCTGTCCTTCACCCGTTTCGACTATCAGGGCCATGGCGCCTCCAGCGGCCGGTTTGCCGACGGCACCATCGGCCTGTGGGCCGACGACGCGCTGGCGGTGCTGGACCGGGTGACGACGGGGCCGCAGATCCTGGTCGGCTCCTCCATGGGCGGCTGGATGATGCTGCTGGCGGCAACGCGCCGGCCGGAGCGGGTGGCCGGCTTGGTCGGCATCGCCCCGGCCCCCGATTTCACCGAAGACCTGATGTGGGACATCTTCGATGCCGGCGTCCGCCGCCAGATCATGGAGGAGGGCGTGTGGAACCGCCCGTCTGAGTATGGCCCGGAACCCCAGCCGATCACCCGCGCCCTGATCGAGGACGGCCGCAACCACCTGCTTCTGCGCGGCCCCATCGCCTTCACAGGTCCCGTGCGCCTGCTGCACGGCCAGCGCGATCCCGACGTCCCTTGGCAGTTCAGCCTGCGCATCGCCGAGGCGCTGACCGGCGACGATGTCCGTGTCACCCTGGTGAAGGACGGCGATCATCGCCTGTCCCGTCCCCAGGATCTGGACCTGCTATGCCGCACGGTCGGTGCTCTGGTGGATGAAATCGGGGTGGATTGA
- a CDS encoding LysR family transcriptional regulator, which produces MDHPNIATIDLNLLRVFDSIYREGNILRAAERLGMSQPAASHALARLRHALKDDLFVRSARGMLPTPRAEQLAGPVRQALSYLELGLQSGPFDPATATQRFTVALDNASAVSLSAPILAAVSAAAPLLRLDLRPSGTLDIDRMIDEADLDLFIGKARAPLERFASEELFTDDFAVLHRRREAAAPLTPEALTALPHLHLSSAGDDTEFVDRWLKERGARREVRHSVPLLGCEAVLERQDFFIVMRRRMALAMCGRTGLAVSDLPFPSPRIATCLRWHRRLDAQPAHQWLRRTIQAVCMSNRPANAAAETRCDTSGH; this is translated from the coding sequence ATGGATCACCCGAATATCGCGACGATCGACCTGAACCTGCTGCGCGTGTTCGACAGCATCTATCGGGAGGGCAACATCCTGCGCGCGGCCGAGCGGCTGGGCATGAGCCAGCCGGCAGCCAGCCACGCGCTCGCCCGGCTTCGCCATGCCTTGAAGGACGACCTGTTCGTCCGGTCGGCGCGCGGAATGCTGCCGACGCCCCGTGCGGAACAGCTTGCCGGTCCGGTACGGCAGGCGCTGAGCTACCTTGAGCTGGGGCTGCAATCGGGTCCGTTCGACCCGGCCACCGCGACGCAGCGTTTCACCGTCGCCCTCGACAATGCGAGCGCGGTGTCGCTCTCCGCGCCGATTCTGGCCGCGGTGTCCGCCGCCGCTCCGCTGCTGCGGCTCGACCTGCGGCCCAGCGGCACGCTGGACATCGACCGCATGATCGACGAGGCCGACCTGGACCTGTTCATCGGCAAGGCCCGCGCCCCGCTGGAGCGCTTCGCCTCGGAGGAGCTGTTCACCGACGATTTCGCCGTGCTGCACCGGAGGCGGGAGGCTGCCGCACCGCTGACGCCGGAGGCGTTGACGGCTCTGCCACACCTTCATCTGTCATCGGCCGGCGACGATACGGAGTTCGTGGACCGCTGGCTGAAGGAGCGCGGCGCCCGGCGCGAGGTCCGTCATTCCGTACCGCTGTTGGGGTGCGAAGCGGTTCTGGAGCGGCAGGATTTCTTCATCGTGATGCGGCGGCGGATGGCCTTGGCGATGTGCGGCCGGACAGGCTTGGCGGTGAGCGACCTGCCGTTTCCGTCTCCGCGAATCGCCACCTGCCTGCGCTGGCACCGCCGCCTGGACGCCCAACCCGCCCACCAGTGGCTGCGCCGAACGATCCAAGCGGTCTGCATGTCGAACCGGCCCGCCAACGCAGCGGCGGAAACCCGCTGTGATACCAGCGGTCATTGA
- a CDS encoding ABC transporter substrate-binding protein translates to MPTSVRHPVMAASRAAGAVTLAAALFTAVMAPASGRAAEVVDVLGRHVTVPDHVERVVLGEGRLFYAMAVLDRDAPFKRIAGWQNDLRKLDAKTFDGYVAQYPEAAKIPLIGETSEQSVSVERILSLKPDLAVFSISGHGPTEHSPVADVLAQAGVPVVFVDFRVHPIDGTRQSFAALGKALGREAEATAYLDFYNRHLTRITGAVSSLPDTARPKVMLELLAGAWQSPGHTTGSGGMGEVIAAVGGRNIAAGVVPGAIGDISVEYALTADPDVYVATGSRNPGVLLGAQATADEAAKSFAKVLARPEFAGLRAIREGRAHALWHEFYNSPYNIVAIEALATWIHPKTFGDVKPQQTLQELYSRFLPFTPSGTYWIDDAPKS, encoded by the coding sequence ATGCCTACCTCCGTCCGTCATCCCGTCATGGCCGCGTCGCGTGCCGCCGGCGCCGTCACCCTGGCCGCCGCCCTGTTCACGGCCGTGATGGCGCCGGCTTCGGGGCGTGCCGCCGAAGTCGTCGATGTGCTCGGCCGTCATGTGACGGTGCCCGACCATGTGGAGCGGGTGGTGCTGGGGGAGGGGCGGCTGTTCTATGCGATGGCGGTGCTGGACCGTGACGCGCCCTTCAAACGCATCGCCGGCTGGCAGAACGATCTGCGCAAGCTGGACGCCAAGACCTTCGACGGCTATGTCGCGCAATATCCCGAGGCGGCGAAAATTCCGCTGATCGGCGAAACCTCCGAACAGAGCGTCAGTGTCGAGCGGATTCTGTCGCTGAAGCCCGACCTTGCCGTCTTCAGCATCTCCGGCCATGGCCCGACCGAGCACAGCCCGGTGGCCGACGTTCTGGCGCAAGCGGGGGTGCCGGTCGTCTTCGTGGACTTCCGCGTCCATCCGATCGACGGCACTCGCCAGAGCTTCGCCGCGCTCGGCAAGGCGCTGGGGCGCGAGGCCGAAGCGACCGCCTATCTCGACTTCTACAACCGTCATCTGACGCGCATCACTGGTGCGGTCTCCTCCCTGCCGGACACCGCGCGGCCGAAGGTGATGCTGGAACTGCTGGCGGGCGCCTGGCAGTCGCCGGGCCATACCACCGGCAGCGGCGGGATGGGCGAGGTGATCGCCGCGGTCGGCGGCCGGAACATCGCCGCCGGCGTGGTGCCCGGCGCCATCGGCGACATCAGCGTCGAATATGCCCTGACCGCCGATCCCGACGTCTATGTCGCCACCGGCAGCCGCAATCCCGGCGTGCTGCTGGGCGCCCAGGCCACGGCGGACGAGGCGGCGAAAAGCTTCGCCAAGGTGCTGGCCCGTCCGGAATTCGCCGGATTGCGGGCGATCCGCGAGGGGCGTGCCCACGCCCTGTGGCATGAATTCTATAATTCGCCCTACAACATCGTTGCGATCGAGGCGCTGGCGACCTGGATCCATCCGAAGACGTTCGGCGACGTCAAGCCGCAGCAGACCCTGCAGGAGCTTTACAGCCGGTTCCTGCCGTTCACGCCGAGCGGCACCTACTGGATCGACGATGCGCCGAAGTCCTGA